GGATCTGTTCGTGGTCGGCCTGCCGATCAACATGGACGACAGCGAGTCCGAGATGAGCACCCGCGCCCGCAAGTTCGGCAACCGGCTCTACGGGCGCTACGGCAAGCCCTGCGAGATGGTCGACGAGCGAGGCTCCACCCGCGAGGCCAAGACCCTGGCCCGGGAGGCCGGCCATCGCGGCAACTACCGCGAGGACAGCGTCGATGGCCTCGCCGCCGCGCTGATTCTCGAGGGCTGGTTCGCCCACGGCGAAGGCCTGCCCGGCGGGCGCACGACCGGCTGAGGCGGGGCGTTATTCCAAGAGTCAGACTCGGTTGCCGTTAGCCGAAGATATTCACCCCCTTGATATTCAAAGAACTGACCCGCGGACTTAGCTTTTGTAGCCGGAGACTGCCCGGGGGTGAGTTGAAAGAAGGTCGTACCATCGCCATCTCTAGCCTGGTTCCCGGAACCCGTCTTGGCATCACGCCAGAGATTCAGCATGCCTGCGCGGCCAGGAGGGGGAGGAAAATCAGGCTCACTGGCAGGCCAACATCGCCTCATCCATTGCGAGGCCACCCGAGAATGGGCATTTCCTGCCGGAGATATGACGCTGATAAGTAGAAAACATGTGATCTGATACAATGTATAAAATTTATATGTATTTGATTTTTAAATAAAAGTCACCGGATTGGCAGGTGTCTCGAATGGCCGTCTCCCCTCTCTCCAAAAACCCCTCAGCGAACGTGATTCGCTCACTGCTCCAGCACACTCATGAATTATCGGTGTATGCCAAAGACATGGCCTATCCCTTGAAGGCGGAGGTCGCCGATCTGGACCTGACCGCCGGGCGTATGGTGCTGGAGTTGGAGTATGCCGGCCCAGATATTGAGCAGTATCTGGGCGGCGGCGGCCTGAGCTTCGACTTGGAAGCGCTGAAGGGATCTCAGGCCATCGAGCATGAGACTTACAGTCTCAGCAACGTCGCCGCCAAGCTGCTCAAGACCGACAGTACGCTGTATCGCCTAGAGTGCCAGCTACCAGAATCGGTCTTCGTGAAGGAGAACCGGGGGGTGGTTCGCATTCCCTTCATCCTCGGCATGCAGGCCCGTATCAACCTCGAAGTTTACCGGCATAAACTCAGCGTGCCGGGCAAGCTACGCAACCTTTCCGCGGGCGGCTGCATGTTCGAGATCGACCTTGCGGATAGCGTCGCGATCGGCGTGGATCAGAACATTCCCGGGGTGACGCTGAAGTTTCCCAACGGCGATAGCTTCTTCGCAGAAGGTAAGGTTCGTCATATCCGTCCCTTCGGCCAGCATGGCTATGCGGCCGTGGGCCTCCAGTTCACCAACCTGTCGACGTCCCAGACAGAGGTCCTGTTACGGTACGTGAATGACTCAGAGCGAGAAGCCGCTTTCCGTACCGGATCTAACGACAAGCTGACCGATCACGTGCCTCTGTTTATCCCTGGCGCCAAGGAGAAGAAGATTCAGCAGCGAGAAGCCCAGGAACGCGATAAGCGCGGCCGCCAGTCACCTATGGAACGCGGTGTGCTGGAAGTGGCCCATCAGCTCCAGGTGGGGCTGATGTACATGAAGACTCGCAACCTGTTTCCCGATGAGATTTTCTACGATTGCGCCGACACCCTGCGTTACCTCGTGGAGCAGGACCGCAAGGCGTTCCTATATGCCCTGGCGTTTCTTCGTGACGAGCCGGATTGGGTCAGACATGCCGTACAGGTTGCCGGCCAGTTAGTTGACCTCATGATGATTCGTGACCCGCACGATCCCCAGGTGCGTGAGGCCGTGCTGGGCACCTTGCTACATACCATGGGCAAGCCCATGCTGATCAGCGCGGAGCTACCGTCTCTCAAGGCCAATATGAAGCCGGAGCAGAAGGTAATCCTAAAGAGCCATGTGGCAGTGCTTCTCGACAAATTACGTGAGATAGGCTGGGAACCCAGTGCTACCTGCCGCGATGTGATCGAACAGGCCAACGAACGCCTGGATGGCTCCGGCTACCCAGCGGGCAAGCACGGTAAGCAGCTCTCGGAGCTGATTCGGTTGGTCAGTGTCATCAAGGCGATCAATAAGCTGCAGCATGGGCGTAACGGCGTACCGCCGCACTCACCGCTTGACGCCTACCGCAGGATCCATGCGGCGAACACGGCTTATGACAAGACGGTGCTCGTGGAGTACATCCAGGTGTATGGCCTCTACCCGATCGGTAGCCTGGCGAAATTCTCTGGCGGTTTCCTTGCCTGGATCATGGATACCGACGGCAAGGGAACGCCAAGCAAGATCCACGTCGTCAAGAACCTTCGCTTCCCGGATACCAACAATAGCAGTGTGATCACCAAGAGCGACTTCTCACAGATCGGCAAACTCGAGGGCATCGTCAGCCCCTCAGTGTATGGGGTGAAGGTCAGTAAGGTGTAGAAAGTCCGATAAGGCATTTGGATGCCTCCCCGGCCAGCGCCCCTATCACCGACACGAAACGGCCCGCTCAGTGAGCGGGCCGTTTCGTATTTAGGCGTTGCGTAAGGCTGGGTTCAGCCGCGCAGGTCGCCGACGCCGACGGTATCGGGCACGAACCAGCGCACGTCGCGCAGGTCCTTCTCGATCAGGTGATCGACCTTAAGCAGGGTGGCGAAGATCGGGGAATGCCGTTGTCGGCCTGGCAAAAGGTCGCCAGGCGCGGGTCGCCATTCAGATCCACCTCCAGGTCGTTAGCCTCGGGGCGGCTGTCCTGGGGCAGCGGGTGCATGACGATGGTGAAATCCCGGGACAGGCCGCCGAAGCTCTCGCTAATCTCGGCGGTGAAGCGCTCCTATCTGGATGCGCATGTGGCGACGTTGATCTCACGCGACGAGCCTTTCTCGCTTGTTGTCGACGTCGACCACTTCAAGCACGTCAACGACACCCTTGGCCACGATGGTGGTGATGCCACGCTCCTGTGGTTGAGCGCCCGCATATTAGTGTGTCTTCATGATGGCGACATCGTGGCTCGAACGGGCGGCGAGGAATTCGTGATCGTGATGCATCGTGCCTCGGCGTCGAAAGCCGAGCAGGTCATTGAGGGACTACGTCAGCACATCAACACAGGCATCGTCACGCTGCAGGACGGCAGCGAGCTCAGCACCACCATCAGCAGCGGCCTCAGCGAGCATGCTAAGGGACGTGCTCAAGCGGGCTGACACGGCGCACTACACGGCCAAGCGTACAGGTCGCGACCAGGTCTGTAGCGAATAACCGAGGAACTATCTGGCTTCTAGCTGGAAGACAGACTACTTCCACATCGCTCATGATCGGAATGGAAATTACTGTTGCGCAGCCTGTCCTCAACACTTGATCGAGTCTGCCCCGCGTCTGCCTACTCAACTAAAGGTATATGAATCCTTGCCGATATAAGGAAGCGGGAAGTTGTACCTCCCCCACGCACATAACGAAAAGACTAAATCATGCGCAGACTAACATTAAAAACCCTACTGACCACGCTACTGCTTATCATGGTGGGCATGGCCGCCATCATCGGCACTATTTCCATCCGCGGTCAGCTCGCCCTCGAAAGCGATATCAACGAACTTGCGGAAACCAGCGTCGATCAAGCCAACACCGCTAATCGCATGGAATCGAACCTCCTCGAGATGCGGCTTCGCATGGCCCGTTATGAGGAATTCTCACGGCGTGGCAACGACGAGATGGCCGTCACCGCACTCGATCAAGCGCGAGAAAGCCTCGGGCGCACCCAATCCCGGTTTGAAGAGTTTCGTAGTGTTGATATCACGACCTCTCAGCGCCGCTATCCCTACTTCGAGGCCGTGGTAGAGGCCTTCGGGGACATGGTAACGCCGGGGTTGGTCGAAGCCATCGAAAATGGGGACATCACCGCCATACGACAGGAGCGCCAACGGCTTACCACTCTTGGTCCTGACTTCTCGGACAGCGTGCGCGCCTTCGCGGGATACGCCGAGGAGCGTGCCGGTGAGATGAAGGCGGAGGCCAACGGCAACGTGCAACAGACCATCATCGTGACGGCGTTCATTTTGCTGATGGCATCCCTGCTGACTTTCCTGGCCTATGTCGGTATCCAGAAATTGCTGGTCGCTCCCTTGCGGCGTGCCGGCAAGATCTGTGCACAGATCGCCAAGGGTGACCTCACCAACCAGATCGAGGTGAAGGGGAACAATGAAATCAGCACCCTGAACCAGGCGCTGCATGACATGCAGGTCCGCCTCATCGAGGTCATCGGCATGCTGCGCCAAAGCGGCGACCAGGTGGCTCACAGCTCTCGCGAGATCGCAGCGGGCAGCGAAGACCTGGCCAGCCGCACCGAGGAACAGGCTTCGGCACTGCAGGAGACGGCCACCAGCATGGAGCAGATGAACTCCACAGTACGCCAGACCAGCGAGTCCGCCACGTCCGCCAATCAGCTCAGTGAGGAAGCGGTCGACAAAGCAAAGGAGTCCCGCGAAGCCGTTATCCGCACCTCGCAGCTGATGGAAGCCATGGAGACCAGCTCACGCCGTGTGCAGGATATTATCGAAACCATCGAGAGCATTGCCTTCCAGACCAATATCCTGGCCCTGAATGCGTCTGTTGAGGCCGCCAGAGCCGGAGAGCATGGCCGTGGATTCGCGGTGGTGGCTGGTGAAGTACGTAAGCTGGCAGCCAACTCCGCCGAGTCTTCCAAGGAGATACGCTCCATCATCGAGGAGATCACCCACCATATCGCCGATGGTGCCGAGCAGTCGGGCCGGACACGCGAAAACATGGAAGCCACCATGCAGGCGATCCAGCAGGTTACGTCCATGATGCAGGGGATCCAGAGTGCCGTGCATGAACAGGAGAGCGGCATCAGCCAAGTGTCGACGGCGGTTAACCAGATGGACGGCGCGACCCAGCAGAATGTCTCTCTGGTGGAGCAGACCAGCACCGCAGCGGCATCGCTGGAAGATGAGGCCTCTCGCCTAGCAAGCCTAGTGGCAACCTTCCAGCTCCGAGAAGGCGCGGCAGCGCCGGCTGTCACCCTCCCCTCACGGCAAGAAAGCAGCGTAGACCGTAACGCGCCGCCATCACCGCGCGATGAGCGCAGCGCAAACGGTGGTCCAAGGCCTCAGAAAGCCAGTGCCACGCGCCCAGAAGTGGAAGAATGGGAGTCTTTCTAAGGCAACTAAGATCATCTCAGCGAGCGATGCATTGATGGCGATACTGGATAACCTGATATTCGATCCCCATGCCATCGGGGCGGTTCAGGGCGAATACAACATGCACCTGGTGCTGTTGTCGTGGCTGGTCGCTCTGGCGGCCGCCTATACCGGCCTGGATATCGTCAAGTTGACGCGTCAGGTGCGCCGAGTGGCATGGCGATGGCTCTGGCTATGGTCGGGGGCCTGCGTGATGGGGCTCGGGGTCTGGAGCATGCATTTCATTGGCATGCATGCCTACCGCCTCGACTTTCCGCTCAATCACGACCCGGCCTTAACCTTGATGTCCATGGTACCGGCCATCCTGGGCAGCCTCGGCACCATGGCCGTGCTGTCGCGATCGCAAGTATCCCATCATGCACTGCTCTGGGCCGGCATCGGGCTAGGGGCCGGCATCGGCCTGATGCACTATACCGGCATGGCGGCGATGCGCATGCCCGCGGAGCTGTATCATGCCACCAGCCTGTTCCTGCTCTCGCTGTTGATCGCGGTCGGCCTCGGTATCGTGAGCGTCTATGCCTATCGCCTGTTTCGTCTAGGGTGGGGCGCCAAACGGGTCAAGACCTGCGCCTTGATCTCGGCACTCGGCGTGTCCCTCGCCATCTGCGGCATGCACTACGTGGCCATGGAGGCGGCCTGGTTTGCACCGCGGCCAAACGCCCTCATCTCGCCCCAGACCATGGGCACCCGCTCCCATTGGTTGAGCTATCTCATTGGAGGGGGTATCGCCATTATCGCGATACTGACCCTGGTCGCCGCTCAGGTGAGCCGTCGTTTGCGCGCCAGTGCTTACCATCAGTATATGACCCGCACCCACCTGCTTGAGGTCCTTTCGGCCCTCCATGACGGCGTGGTGTTGTTCGATGACAAGACACGCATCCGGCTCTGTAACGCTGCCTTCGAGCGGCTGCTCGGCTGGAGCACACAAGAGTCGATCGGGCGCTCGGTCTGGCACCTCAGCTACACCCACGATAGCGAGGCGCTCAACCAGCAGATCCAACACGCCCTGCAGACAACAGGCGAGTGGCGAGGGGAGATTGAGGCTCGACACCAAAATGGCCAGCGCTTTCCGGCCCAGCTCAGCGTCAGTCGTGTCACTTACCCTGACAGCGACGAACGCGACTATGTGGCCTTGCTCAGCGACCGCTCGGCCGAACAGCGGGCGCAGCAACGTATTCGCCACCTTGCCTACCACGACACCCTGACGGGGCTCCCCAACCGGCGAGCGCTGCAGGAACGTCTTGCCGACTATGACGCCGACCACGCGGACGGTCCGCCTTGGGCATTACTGACAATGCTCGACATTCATCGCTTCAAGGCCCTCAACGACAGCCTGGGCCCGGATACCGGTGACGAGCTGCTGCGTCAGCTGGCCGAGCGCTTACAGCGCTGGACTAAGCCTGGGGTTGACGCCGCCCGTCTGGATGGTAATGAGTTCGCCCTGCTCACGAAGCTGTCCGCCAGAGACGAGACCGCCGCACAGCAGGAAGCCGACCACCTCATCGACGAAGTGATCGCCGACTTGAGCGCCGATTACGCCCTGCATGGCCACACCTACCCGTGCCGATTGAACGTCGGCATGCTGATCTTCGCGCCCAGCGAGCCAGCGACGGTCGGTCAATGGCTCAAGCGAGTTGCGTTGGCCTTGCTGGAAGCCAAGCGTCAGCGTGACGGGCATCCTAGGCGCTTTCACCCGCACTTCGAGCAGGAGCTCGACGCGCGCGTTATCCTCGAACGCGATCTGCGCTATGCCATCAAAAAAGGCGAGCTGTGCCTGCATGTACAGCCCCAGGTCGATGCAGACCAGTGCATCATCGGCGCGGAGGCCTTGGTCCGTTGGGAACATCCCAAGCGTGGCCGTATCTCCCCTGGCCACTTCATCCCGGTGGCGGAAGAGACGGGACTCATTGTGCCCCTGGGCCTCTGGGTGTTGAAGGAGGGGTGCCGCCTGCTCGGTGAGTGGCGCCAGAATCCGGCTCGTCGCTATCTCAAGCTCTCCTTGAACGTCAGTGTTCGTCAGTTCCAGCAACCGGATTTCGTCGACCAGGTGCTCACGGCGATCCGCCAGCATGACGCACCTCCTGAGCGCCTGACCCTGGAATTGACGGAGTCCCTGATGCTCAGTGATCCGGAGGGCACCATCGAGAAGATGGCCGCGCTGCGCGCCATCGGGGTCAGCTTTGCACTGGACGATTTTGGGACCGGCTACTCCTCCCTGACCTACCTGCAATCCCTGCCACTGGACATCCTCAAGATCGACATAGCCTTCGTGCGTGACCTGGGCCACGAGAGGCGGACGCCCCCCATCGCCGCCACCATCATTGCCCTCGCCGACAGCATGGGGCTGACGGTGGTCGCCGAGGGGGTGGAAACCCCGGTTCAGCAGGCCGTGCTGGCCGAGCTGGGCTGCGCGATCTACCAAGGCTACTTCTTCGCCGCTCCCCTGCCCCTCGAGGCATTTCACCAGCTACCAAACTGCCTTGCCGTTGAACAAGAAGGCAGCAATAGCCCACCTTTTACCTAACAATGCAGGCTCGTTAGGGCATTTTATATCCATGCGCATAACCATGCTGTGCTTTCACCACCCCGTGGCAACGCGGAGGAGCTCGCGTATCGCGTTCTCGGAGCCTCAGGAATGATGCTGAAGACTTTAAGCCGTCGACTGATCTTGGCCATCGTGGTGCTGAGCGTCCTGATGACAGCCATCCTGTTGCCGCTTTTCCAGGCCTATCTCGACGCCCGACTCGACGCGGATAAGGCCAGCGCGGAGGCGATGCTGGAGGCGGGCCAAGCCACCCTGCGCCGAGGGATGAACGAAAGTTTCAACGACATCCTGGGCATCGCGCAGCAACCCCTGCTCAGACGCTATCTCACCTACCTGGATGACTCCCGCGGGGGCGATCCCACGCCGGCGCCCGGATGGGAAGCGCGGCAGCTCTCGGACCAGCTTCGCACGCAGCTGGTCCACGCTCGCCACTACACCAAGGTGGTGTTGCTGGATACACAGGGCCAAGAGCTGTTTCGTGCTCACCATGGACCGCCACGCCCCCCCGTATCACGGCGCATGTCGCACGCCGATGCAGCTTATTTCCAGGCGGCCATGCAACTGAACCCCCGAGACCTCTATATCTCGCCCCCCGGCCATCAGGTCAGCTACGAAAACACCACCGATGGCCTCTCCCCGGTGATCGATATCGCGACCCCCGTCTTCGATACCCACGGAGAGAAGAAAGGCGTCCTGCTGCTCAGCCTGGACTGGCAGTACCTGACCGCCGCTCTCCGTCAGGATGTCGCGCGGGACCAGGCGGCTCGGCTGATCATGGTGGATGCCACCGGCCGTTGGCTGCTTCCTGGCCACGGTAGCGTCATCTCATTAGGCCAGCCTGTCGCCTCCCACTTCCCTATGATCTGGGCGTCCCTCTCCCAAGAGGGACCGGAACCGGCTCTGAACGACCGTCTCTTGCTGACCCAAACCATCGACATGCGAACCCAGGACTACCGCAGCCTGGTGGAGAGCGTGGGTAGTTTGCCGTCCTCTCACCCTTGGCATCTCGGGCTGCTGTTGCCCAAGCCAAGCCTGGCCACTCTGCTGTCGGAGAGTCTCGGCGTGCGGCTGATACCCTTGCTCTACGGTCTCGCCCTCCTCCTTGGCGTGTCCTGGGCCGTGAGCAGTCATCGTCAGCAAGCCTTGAAACGACAGGCTCAACGCTATGCCAGTGAAGTACGCGACCTCTATGAACATGCGCCCTGCGGCTATCATTCGCTGGATGCCGACGGCCGCATCGTCAGGATGAACCGCACCGAACTCGACTGGTTGGGGTACCACGCCGACGAGGTGATCGACAGGCGGTACTACCGAGACTTCGTGACACCGGCCACCCGCGAGGCCTTCGACGCCGCCTTCCATAGCGTCCTGGGACCGAACCAGGAAGGAGCGGCGGAGTGCGAGCTGGTCACACGCGATGGCACTCTTCTGCCGGTCGCCATTCAGGCCTCGGCCTCGATCACGTCACGTGGCTTCAAGTACACCCGCGCCATGGTCTTCGACCTGACCGAGCGCAAACGGCTGGAAACGACACTAGCGAAACAGGCCATGACCGACCCGCTCACAGCGCTTGGCAATCGGCGTTATCTCGAGGATCAGGCTGCCCTGGAAAAGACCCGAGCACAGCAAAGCGGCCAACCGCTTAGCCTGGCCGTGGTCGATCTCGATCACTTCAAGCAGATCAATGACGCGCATGGTCACGAGGCGGGCGATAAGGTTCTGCAGGCCTTTGCCGAGACCGCCAACGCCGTGCTTCGCGATGGCGATGTCCTATGCCGCACGGGCGGGGAGGAGTTCACGGTCCTGCTCCCGAACACCTCTCAGGACCAGGCTATCCAAGTGGCCGAACGACTACGGACTGCCATTGAACATGCATCGGTGCGAGTTGGGAGCCAGGACCA
The genomic region above belongs to Halomonas sp. YLGW01 and contains:
- a CDS encoding diguanylate cyclase; the encoded protein is MMLKTLSRRLILAIVVLSVLMTAILLPLFQAYLDARLDADKASAEAMLEAGQATLRRGMNESFNDILGIAQQPLLRRYLTYLDDSRGGDPTPAPGWEARQLSDQLRTQLVHARHYTKVVLLDTQGQELFRAHHGPPRPPVSRRMSHADAAYFQAAMQLNPRDLYISPPGHQVSYENTTDGLSPVIDIATPVFDTHGEKKGVLLLSLDWQYLTAALRQDVARDQAARLIMVDATGRWLLPGHGSVISLGQPVASHFPMIWASLSQEGPEPALNDRLLLTQTIDMRTQDYRSLVESVGSLPSSHPWHLGLLLPKPSLATLLSESLGVRLIPLLYGLALLLGVSWAVSSHRQQALKRQAQRYASEVRDLYEHAPCGYHSLDADGRIVRMNRTELDWLGYHADEVIDRRYYRDFVTPATREAFDAAFHSVLGPNQEGAAECELVTRDGTLLPVAIQASASITSRGFKYTRAMVFDLTERKRLETTLAKQAMTDPLTALGNRRYLEDQAALEKTRAQQSGQPLSLAVVDLDHFKQINDAHGHEAGDKVLQAFAETANAVLRDGDVLCRTGGEEFTVLLPNTSQDQAIQVAERLRTAIEHASVRVGSQDHLSYTASCGVTTVLPTETSLLPAVRRADQGLYRAKEQGRNRVNCVSVSRVTAYDLDSQ
- a CDS encoding GGDEF domain-containing protein is translated as MATLISRDEPFSLVVDVDHFKHVNDTLGHDGGDATLLWLSARILVCLHDGDIVARTGGEEFVIVMHRASASKAEQVIEGLRQHINTGIVTLQDGSELSTTISSGLSEHAKGRAQAG
- a CDS encoding EAL domain-containing protein — its product is MAILDNLIFDPHAIGAVQGEYNMHLVLLSWLVALAAAYTGLDIVKLTRQVRRVAWRWLWLWSGACVMGLGVWSMHFIGMHAYRLDFPLNHDPALTLMSMVPAILGSLGTMAVLSRSQVSHHALLWAGIGLGAGIGLMHYTGMAAMRMPAELYHATSLFLLSLLIAVGLGIVSVYAYRLFRLGWGAKRVKTCALISALGVSLAICGMHYVAMEAAWFAPRPNALISPQTMGTRSHWLSYLIGGGIAIIAILTLVAAQVSRRLRASAYHQYMTRTHLLEVLSALHDGVVLFDDKTRIRLCNAAFERLLGWSTQESIGRSVWHLSYTHDSEALNQQIQHALQTTGEWRGEIEARHQNGQRFPAQLSVSRVTYPDSDERDYVALLSDRSAEQRAQQRIRHLAYHDTLTGLPNRRALQERLADYDADHADGPPWALLTMLDIHRFKALNDSLGPDTGDELLRQLAERLQRWTKPGVDAARLDGNEFALLTKLSARDETAAQQEADHLIDEVIADLSADYALHGHTYPCRLNVGMLIFAPSEPATVGQWLKRVALALLEAKRQRDGHPRRFHPHFEQELDARVILERDLRYAIKKGELCLHVQPQVDADQCIIGAEALVRWEHPKRGRISPGHFIPVAEETGLIVPLGLWVLKEGCRLLGEWRQNPARRYLKLSLNVSVRQFQQPDFVDQVLTAIRQHDAPPERLTLELTESLMLSDPEGTIEKMAALRAIGVSFALDDFGTGYSSLTYLQSLPLDILKIDIAFVRDLGHERRTPPIAATIIALADSMGLTVVAEGVETPVQQAVLAELGCAIYQGYFFAAPLPLEAFHQLPNCLAVEQEGSNSPPFT
- a CDS encoding PilZ domain-containing protein, which gives rise to MAVSPLSKNPSANVIRSLLQHTHELSVYAKDMAYPLKAEVADLDLTAGRMVLELEYAGPDIEQYLGGGGLSFDLEALKGSQAIEHETYSLSNVAAKLLKTDSTLYRLECQLPESVFVKENRGVVRIPFILGMQARINLEVYRHKLSVPGKLRNLSAGGCMFEIDLADSVAIGVDQNIPGVTLKFPNGDSFFAEGKVRHIRPFGQHGYAAVGLQFTNLSTSQTEVLLRYVNDSEREAAFRTGSNDKLTDHVPLFIPGAKEKKIQQREAQERDKRGRQSPMERGVLEVAHQLQVGLMYMKTRNLFPDEIFYDCADTLRYLVEQDRKAFLYALAFLRDEPDWVRHAVQVAGQLVDLMMIRDPHDPQVREAVLGTLLHTMGKPMLISAELPSLKANMKPEQKVILKSHVAVLLDKLREIGWEPSATCRDVIEQANERLDGSGYPAGKHGKQLSELIRLVSVIKAINKLQHGRNGVPPHSPLDAYRRIHAANTAYDKTVLVEYIQVYGLYPIGSLAKFSGGFLAWIMDTDGKGTPSKIHVVKNLRFPDTNNSSVITKSDFSQIGKLEGIVSPSVYGVKVSKV
- a CDS encoding methyl-accepting chemotaxis protein, producing the protein MRRLTLKTLLTTLLLIMVGMAAIIGTISIRGQLALESDINELAETSVDQANTANRMESNLLEMRLRMARYEEFSRRGNDEMAVTALDQARESLGRTQSRFEEFRSVDITTSQRRYPYFEAVVEAFGDMVTPGLVEAIENGDITAIRQERQRLTTLGPDFSDSVRAFAGYAEERAGEMKAEANGNVQQTIIVTAFILLMASLLTFLAYVGIQKLLVAPLRRAGKICAQIAKGDLTNQIEVKGNNEISTLNQALHDMQVRLIEVIGMLRQSGDQVAHSSREIAAGSEDLASRTEEQASALQETATSMEQMNSTVRQTSESATSANQLSEEAVDKAKESREAVIRTSQLMEAMETSSRRVQDIIETIESIAFQTNILALNASVEAARAGEHGRGFAVVAGEVRKLAANSAESSKEIRSIIEEITHHIADGAEQSGRTRENMEATMQAIQQVTSMMQGIQSAVHEQESGISQVSTAVNQMDGATQQNVSLVEQTSTAAASLEDEASRLASLVATFQLREGAAAPAVTLPSRQESSVDRNAPPSPRDERSANGGPRPQKASATRPEVEEWESF
- the ruvX gene encoding Holliday junction resolvase RuvX, producing the protein MANPGERLILAFDFGTRRIGVAVGNEMLRRATALEPLPARDGIPDWAQVTRLIEEWRPDLFVVGLPINMDDSESEMSTRARKFGNRLYGRYGKPCEMVDERGSTREAKTLAREAGHRGNYREDSVDGLAAALILEGWFAHGEGLPGGRTTG